The Thermosynechococcus sp. genome has a segment encoding these proteins:
- the cbiT gene encoding precorrin-6Y C5,15-methyltransferase subunit CbiT — protein MTADPWPFVTPGIPDSLFERLPGIPLTQRETRLLMLSYLRLEPDSCLWDVGAGTGTIAVEAARLAKRGQVIAIERDEEVVDLIQRNCDRFGVKNVQIVAGLAPDCFPQLRHTPQRICLEGGRPIKEVLLRAWEYLAPGGRLVAIASSLENLYALSEGFATVQARSLEVVQSVINRLETRGGHQIFAAVEPIFILSAEKIS, from the coding sequence ATGACGGCGGATCCCTGGCCATTTGTCACTCCGGGTATCCCCGATAGTCTCTTTGAGCGATTACCAGGTATTCCCCTCACCCAACGGGAAACGCGGTTATTGATGCTCTCCTATTTACGGCTTGAACCGGACTCTTGCCTTTGGGATGTGGGAGCAGGCACAGGTACGATCGCGGTTGAGGCAGCGCGCTTGGCAAAGCGGGGACAGGTGATTGCAATTGAACGGGATGAGGAAGTCGTTGATCTGATTCAGCGCAATTGCGATCGCTTTGGGGTCAAGAATGTCCAGATTGTTGCCGGTTTGGCTCCAGACTGCTTTCCGCAGTTACGTCACACACCGCAGCGGATTTGCCTGGAGGGGGGACGCCCCATCAAAGAAGTTTTACTGCGAGCGTGGGAGTATCTTGCCCCCGGTGGTCGCTTGGTGGCGATCGCCAGTAGCTTAGAAAATCTCTATGCCCTCTCTGAGGGTTTCGCGACAGTCCAAGCCCGCAGCCTAGAGGTGGTGCAATCAGTGATTAATCGTCTGGAAACGCGGGGCGGCCACCAAATTTTTGCAGCCGTGGAACCCATCTTTATTCTCAGTGCAGAAAAAATCTCCTAA